The following coding sequences are from one Salvia hispanica cultivar TCC Black 2014 chromosome 3, UniMelb_Shisp_WGS_1.0, whole genome shotgun sequence window:
- the LOC125213729 gene encoding protein TOPLESS-RELATED PROTEIN 2-like isoform X3, whose product MSSLSRELVFLILQFLDEEKFKETVHKLEQESGFFFNMKHFEESVQAGEWDEVERYLSGFTKVEDNRYSMKIFFEIRKQKYLEALDRDDRPKAVEILVKDLKVFASFNEDLFKEITQLLTLDNFRQNEQLSKYGDTRSARNIMLVELKKLIEANPLFRDKLTLPAFKASRLRTLINQSLNWQHQLCKNPRPNPDIKTLFTDHSCASSNGTRGPPTNNVPLAGSVPKPGLFHPLGGHGPFQPVVSPPPSAIAGWMSSPNPSIPHAVVAAASPGLIQASSSAFLKHPRTPGGPGMEYQTADSEHLLKRLRAGHPDEVSFSGSTHLPNIYSPDDLPKTVVRSLNQGSNVMSMDFHPLQQTVLLVGTNVGDISIWEVGSRERLALKTFKVWDISACSMPFQTTLVKDATISVNRCAWGPDGSILGVAFSKHIVQIYTYNPAGELGQHLEIDAHVGGVNDIAFAHPNKQLCVVTCGDDKTIKVWDAVSGRTQYTFEGHEAPVYSVCPHYKENIQFIFSTAIDGKIKAWLYDSLGSRVDYDAPGLWCTTMAYSADGTRLFSCGTSKEGESHLVEWNESEGAIKRTYSGFRKRSLGVVQFDTTRNHFLAAGDEFQIKFWDMDNTNMLTYTDGDGGLPASPRLRFNKEGSLLAVTTSDNGIKILANIDGQRMLRMLETRALDGARGYAEAVNAKPAIAGALGPIANVSASASHVVEKTDRIPQPMSLGNLATLDGSRTADVKPRIDTTEKIKSWKFADITDSSQLKTLKLPDSLTASKIVRLLYTNSGLAVLALASNAVHKLWKWQRNDRNPTGKSSATIVPQLWQPTNGALMSNDVNDAKPADDSVACIALSKNDSYVMSASGGKVSLFNMMTFKVMTTFMPPPPAATYLAFHPQDNNIIAIGMEDSTVQIYNVRVDEVKTKLKGHQKRISGLAFSQSLNVLVSSGADAQLCVWIIDGWEKKMARTIQAPPGHQTPLVGETKVQFHNNQTHLLVVHESQIAVYDAQLECLRAWYPRDSLSAPVSSGIYSCDGLLVFAGFCDGAVGIFDAESLSLRCRIAPSAYIPASVSSGNTFPVVIAAHPSDGSQFGLGMSDGAVHVIEPCDVDTKWGGGKTTTSQENGIPSSSQPSETPSR is encoded by the exons ATGTCCTCTTTGAGTCGAGAACTGGTGTTCTTGATACTGCAGTTCTTAGATGAAGAGAAGTTCAAGGAGACTGTACATAA GTTGGAACAAGAATCTGGCTTCTTCTTCAATATGAAGCACTTTGAGGAGAGTGTCCAAGCAGGTGAATGGGATGAGGTTGAACGTTACTTAAGTGGATTTACGAAGGTTGAGGATAACCGATATTCgatgaaaattttctttgaGATTAGAAAGCAAAAATATCTTGAAGCTCTTGATAG AGACGACCGGCCTAAAGCAGTTGAGATCCTCGTGAAGGATCTCAAGGTGTTTGCCTCTTTTAACGAAGATCTTTTCAAAGAGATAACTCAGCTTTTGACTCTTGACAATTTTAG GCAGAATGAACAGCTCTCCAAGTATGGGGACACAAGGTCTGCGCGGAACATTATGCTAGTTGAACTTAAAAAGCTTATAGAGGCAAATCCGTTGTTCCGCGACAAGCTCACATTGCCTGCATTCAAGGCTTCAAGATTAAGAACTCTAATTAATCAAAG TCTTAACTGGCAGCATCAGCTTTGTAAGAATCCACGCCCCAATCCAGATATCAAAACTCTGTTTACTGATCATTCTTGTGCTTCGAGTAATGGCACACGAGGGCCACCTACTAATAATGTTCCTCTTGCTGGATCGGTCCCCAAACCTGGTCTCTTTCATCCTCTTGGGGGTCATGGT CCTTTCCAGCCAGTTGTCTCTCCTCCTCCAAGCGCTATTGCAGGTTGGATGTCAAGTCCTAACCCATCTATACCTCATGCAGTTGTTGCTGCAGCTTCACCTGGTCTCATTCAGGCATCTAGTTCTG CATTTCTGAAACATCCAAGAACTCCTGGTGGTCCTGGTATGGAATACCAGACTGCTGACTCAGAGCATTTGTTGAAACGTCTTCGAGCTGGACATCCTGATGAG GTTTCATTTTCTGGTTCTACTCATCTGCCTAATATCTATTCGCCAGATGACCTTCCCAAAACAGTTGTGCGAAGTCTCAATCAAGGGTCAAATGTGATGAGCATGGACTTCCATCCACTACAACAAACAGTTCTTTTAG TTGGAACAAATGTTGGTGATATTAGCATATGGGAAGTTGGTTCTCGTGAACGGTTAGCTCTTAAAACATTTAAGGTTTGGGACATATCAGCTTGTTCAATGCCCTTTCAA ACAACCTTGGTTAAAGATGCCACCATATCTGTCAACAGATGTGCTTGGGGCCCGGATGGATCTATACTTG GTGTTGCCTTCTCCAAGCATATTGTTcagatatatacatataatccTGCCGGAGAATTAGGACAACATTTAGAA ATTGATGCTCATGTAGGCGGTGTTAACGACATTGCCTTTGCTCATCCAAATAAACAGCTTTGCGTTGTTACATGTGGAGATGACAAGACAATTAAG GTATGGGATGCTGTTTCTGGGCGTACACAGTATACATTTGAAGGTCATGAAGCTCCTGTTTACTCTGTTTGTCCacattataaagaaaatattcag TTTATATTCTCTACagcaattgatggaaaaataaaggCATGGCTATATGATTCCTTGGGATCAAGAGTAGATTATGATGCCCCTGGACTTTGGTGCACAACGATGGCATATAGTGCTGATGGAACAAG ACTCTTCTCTTGTGGAACTAGCAAAGAAGGTGAATCTCACCTAGTTGAGTGGAATGAAAGCGAAGGTGCGATCAAGAGAACGTACTCTGGTTTTCGGAAACGTTCTTTAGGAGTTGTGCAGTTTGACACTACAAGGAACCATTTCTTAGCCGCTGGTGATGAGTTTCAGATAAAGTTCTGGGATATGGATAATACCAACATGCTTACTTATACAGACGGTGATGGCGGACTTCCT GCCAGCCCTAGATTACGATTTAACAAGGAAGGCTCGTTGCTTGCTGTTACAACGAGTGACAATGGAATTAAGATATTGGCCAATATTGATGGACAGCGCATGTTGAGAATGCTGGAGACCAGAGCACTTGATGGCGCTCGTGGTTATGCTGAAGCAGTTAATGCcaaa CCTGCAATTGCTGGTGCATTAGGTCCCATTGCTAATGTTTCAGCCTCTGCATCCCATGTCGTTGAAAAAACTGACCGAATCCCTCAGCCAATGTCGCTTGGCAATCTA GCCACTTTGGACGGCAGCAGAACTGCAGACGTGAAACCAAGGATTGATACTacagaaaaaattaaaagctgGAAGTTTGCAGATATCACTGATTCATCTCAACTCAAGACTCTGAAGTTGCCCGATTCTCTCACAGCTAGCAAA ATTGTACGCCTGCTATACACAAATTCTGGTTTAGCTGTACTTGCATTGGCTTCAAACGCTGTCCATAAGCTGTGGAAGTGGCAGCGCAATGACCGGAATCCCACTGGCAAG TCTTCTGCCACCATTGTGCCACAGCTGTGGCAGCCTACTAATGGGGCTCTCATGTCTAACGATGTAAATGATGCCAAACCAGCTGATGACTCTGTTGCATGCATCGCCTTATCCAAAAATGATTCCTATGTGATGTCTGCTTCAGGGGGAAAGGTCTCATTGTTCAACATGATGACTTTCAAG GTCATGACAACGTTCATGCCACCGCCTCCTGCAGCAACTTATTTGGCTTTTCATCCCCAGGACAACAATATAATCGCTATTGGGATGGAAGACTCGACAGTTCAAATTTACAATGTTAGGGTTGATGAG GTTAAAACCAAGCTCAAGGGTCACCAGAAACGGATCTCAGGGCTTGCATTTTCACAAAGTTTGAACGTATTGGTGTCATCAGGAGCTGATGCACAG CTGTGTGTGTGGATTATTGACGGATGGGAGAAGAAGATGGCACGGACTATCCAGGCACCTCCGGGCCACCAAACTCCCCTGGTTGGAGAAACCAAAGTCCAGTTCCATAACAACCAAACTCACCTGCTGGTTGTTCATGAGAGCCAAATAGCAGTTTACGATGCTCAACTTGAATGTTTACGCGCA TGGTATCCGAGGGATTCGCTGTCGGCCCCTGTTTCAAGTGGTATCTACTCATGCGATGGTCTGTTGGTATTTGCCGGATTTTGTGATGGCGCTGTTGGAATCTTTGATGCCGAGAGCCTAAGCCTTCGTTGTAGGATAGCACCATCCGCTTACATACCAGCCTCAGTGTCCAG TGGCAACACGTTCCCCGTGGTTATTGCAGCGCATCCGTCGGATGGCAGTCAATTTGGGCTTGGCATGAGCGACGGGGCAGTTCATGTGATCGAGCCCTGTGATGTGGACACAAAATGGGGCGGCGGAAAGACGACGACGTCTCAAGAGAACGGGATCCCGTCGAGCAGTCAGCCGTCGGAAACTCCATCGAGGTGA
- the LOC125213729 gene encoding protein TOPLESS-RELATED PROTEIN 2-like isoform X2, with protein MSSLSRELVFLILQFLDEEKFKETVHKLEQESGFFFNMKHFEESVQAGEWDEVERYLSGFTKVEDNRYSMKIFFEIRKQKYLEALDRDDRPKAVEILVKDLKVFASFNEDLFKEITQLLTLDNFRQNEQLSKYGDTRSARNIMLVELKKLIEANPLFRDKLTLPAFKASRLRTLINQSLNWQHQLCKNPRPNPDIKTLFTDHSCASSNGTRGPPTNNVPLAGSVPKPGLFHPLGGHGPFQPVVSPPPSAIAGWMSSPNPSIPHAVVAAASPGLIQASSSAFLKHPRTPGGPGMEYQTADSEHLLKRLRAGHPDEVSFSGSTHLPNIYSPDDLPKTVVRSLNQGSNVMSMDFHPLQQTVLLVGTNVGDISIWEVGSRERLALKTFKVWDISACSMPFQTTLVKDATISVNRCAWGPDGSILGVAFSKHIVQIYTYNPAGELGQHLEIDAHVGGVNDIAFAHPNKQLCVVTCGDDKTIKVWDAVSGRTQYTFEGHEAPVYSVCPHYKENIQFIFSTAIDGKIKAWLYDSLGSRVDYDAPGLWCTTMAYSADGTRLFSCGTSKEGESHLVEWNESEGAIKRTYSGFRKRSLGVVQFDTTRNHFLAAGDEFQIKFWDMDNTNMLTYTDGDGGLPASPRLRFNKEGSLLAVTTSDNGIKILANIDGQRMLRMLETRALDGARGYAEAVNAKPAIAGALGPIANVSASASHVVEKTDRIPQPMSLGNLATLDGSRTADVKPRIDTTEKIKSWKFADITDSSQLKTLKLPDSLTASKIVRLLYTNSGLAVLALASNAVHKLWKWQRNDRNPTGKSSATIVPQLWQPTNGALMSNDVNDAKPADDSVACIALSKNDSYVMSASGGKVSLFNMMTFKVMTTFMPPPPAATYLAFHPQDNNIIAIGMEDSTVQIYNVRVDEVKTKLKGHQKRISGLAFSQSLNVLVSSGADAQLCVWIIDGWEKKMARTIQAPPGHQTPLVGETKVQFHNNQTHLLVVHESQIAVYDAQLECLRAWYPRDSLSAPVSSGIYSCDGLLVFAGFCDGAVGIFDAESLSLRCRIAPSAYIPASVSSSGNTFPVVIAAHPSDGSQFGLGMSDGAVHVIEPCDVDTKWGGGKTTTSQENGIPSSSQPSETPSR; from the exons ATGTCCTCTTTGAGTCGAGAACTGGTGTTCTTGATACTGCAGTTCTTAGATGAAGAGAAGTTCAAGGAGACTGTACATAA GTTGGAACAAGAATCTGGCTTCTTCTTCAATATGAAGCACTTTGAGGAGAGTGTCCAAGCAGGTGAATGGGATGAGGTTGAACGTTACTTAAGTGGATTTACGAAGGTTGAGGATAACCGATATTCgatgaaaattttctttgaGATTAGAAAGCAAAAATATCTTGAAGCTCTTGATAG AGACGACCGGCCTAAAGCAGTTGAGATCCTCGTGAAGGATCTCAAGGTGTTTGCCTCTTTTAACGAAGATCTTTTCAAAGAGATAACTCAGCTTTTGACTCTTGACAATTTTAG GCAGAATGAACAGCTCTCCAAGTATGGGGACACAAGGTCTGCGCGGAACATTATGCTAGTTGAACTTAAAAAGCTTATAGAGGCAAATCCGTTGTTCCGCGACAAGCTCACATTGCCTGCATTCAAGGCTTCAAGATTAAGAACTCTAATTAATCAAAG TCTTAACTGGCAGCATCAGCTTTGTAAGAATCCACGCCCCAATCCAGATATCAAAACTCTGTTTACTGATCATTCTTGTGCTTCGAGTAATGGCACACGAGGGCCACCTACTAATAATGTTCCTCTTGCTGGATCGGTCCCCAAACCTGGTCTCTTTCATCCTCTTGGGGGTCATGGT CCTTTCCAGCCAGTTGTCTCTCCTCCTCCAAGCGCTATTGCAGGTTGGATGTCAAGTCCTAACCCATCTATACCTCATGCAGTTGTTGCTGCAGCTTCACCTGGTCTCATTCAGGCATCTAGTTCTG CATTTCTGAAACATCCAAGAACTCCTGGTGGTCCTGGTATGGAATACCAGACTGCTGACTCAGAGCATTTGTTGAAACGTCTTCGAGCTGGACATCCTGATGAG GTTTCATTTTCTGGTTCTACTCATCTGCCTAATATCTATTCGCCAGATGACCTTCCCAAAACAGTTGTGCGAAGTCTCAATCAAGGGTCAAATGTGATGAGCATGGACTTCCATCCACTACAACAAACAGTTCTTTTAG TTGGAACAAATGTTGGTGATATTAGCATATGGGAAGTTGGTTCTCGTGAACGGTTAGCTCTTAAAACATTTAAGGTTTGGGACATATCAGCTTGTTCAATGCCCTTTCAA ACAACCTTGGTTAAAGATGCCACCATATCTGTCAACAGATGTGCTTGGGGCCCGGATGGATCTATACTTG GTGTTGCCTTCTCCAAGCATATTGTTcagatatatacatataatccTGCCGGAGAATTAGGACAACATTTAGAA ATTGATGCTCATGTAGGCGGTGTTAACGACATTGCCTTTGCTCATCCAAATAAACAGCTTTGCGTTGTTACATGTGGAGATGACAAGACAATTAAG GTATGGGATGCTGTTTCTGGGCGTACACAGTATACATTTGAAGGTCATGAAGCTCCTGTTTACTCTGTTTGTCCacattataaagaaaatattcag TTTATATTCTCTACagcaattgatggaaaaataaaggCATGGCTATATGATTCCTTGGGATCAAGAGTAGATTATGATGCCCCTGGACTTTGGTGCACAACGATGGCATATAGTGCTGATGGAACAAG ACTCTTCTCTTGTGGAACTAGCAAAGAAGGTGAATCTCACCTAGTTGAGTGGAATGAAAGCGAAGGTGCGATCAAGAGAACGTACTCTGGTTTTCGGAAACGTTCTTTAGGAGTTGTGCAGTTTGACACTACAAGGAACCATTTCTTAGCCGCTGGTGATGAGTTTCAGATAAAGTTCTGGGATATGGATAATACCAACATGCTTACTTATACAGACGGTGATGGCGGACTTCCT GCCAGCCCTAGATTACGATTTAACAAGGAAGGCTCGTTGCTTGCTGTTACAACGAGTGACAATGGAATTAAGATATTGGCCAATATTGATGGACAGCGCATGTTGAGAATGCTGGAGACCAGAGCACTTGATGGCGCTCGTGGTTATGCTGAAGCAGTTAATGCcaaa CCTGCAATTGCTGGTGCATTAGGTCCCATTGCTAATGTTTCAGCCTCTGCATCCCATGTCGTTGAAAAAACTGACCGAATCCCTCAGCCAATGTCGCTTGGCAATCTA GCCACTTTGGACGGCAGCAGAACTGCAGACGTGAAACCAAGGATTGATACTacagaaaaaattaaaagctgGAAGTTTGCAGATATCACTGATTCATCTCAACTCAAGACTCTGAAGTTGCCCGATTCTCTCACAGCTAGCAAA ATTGTACGCCTGCTATACACAAATTCTGGTTTAGCTGTACTTGCATTGGCTTCAAACGCTGTCCATAAGCTGTGGAAGTGGCAGCGCAATGACCGGAATCCCACTGGCAAG TCTTCTGCCACCATTGTGCCACAGCTGTGGCAGCCTACTAATGGGGCTCTCATGTCTAACGATGTAAATGATGCCAAACCAGCTGATGACTCTGTTGCATGCATCGCCTTATCCAAAAATGATTCCTATGTGATGTCTGCTTCAGGGGGAAAGGTCTCATTGTTCAACATGATGACTTTCAAG GTCATGACAACGTTCATGCCACCGCCTCCTGCAGCAACTTATTTGGCTTTTCATCCCCAGGACAACAATATAATCGCTATTGGGATGGAAGACTCGACAGTTCAAATTTACAATGTTAGGGTTGATGAG GTTAAAACCAAGCTCAAGGGTCACCAGAAACGGATCTCAGGGCTTGCATTTTCACAAAGTTTGAACGTATTGGTGTCATCAGGAGCTGATGCACAG CTGTGTGTGTGGATTATTGACGGATGGGAGAAGAAGATGGCACGGACTATCCAGGCACCTCCGGGCCACCAAACTCCCCTGGTTGGAGAAACCAAAGTCCAGTTCCATAACAACCAAACTCACCTGCTGGTTGTTCATGAGAGCCAAATAGCAGTTTACGATGCTCAACTTGAATGTTTACGCGCA TGGTATCCGAGGGATTCGCTGTCGGCCCCTGTTTCAAGTGGTATCTACTCATGCGATGGTCTGTTGGTATTTGCCGGATTTTGTGATGGCGCTGTTGGAATCTTTGATGCCGAGAGCCTAAGCCTTCGTTGTAGGATAGCACCATCCGCTTACATACCAGCCTCAGTGTCCAG CAGTGGCAACACGTTCCCCGTGGTTATTGCAGCGCATCCGTCGGATGGCAGTCAATTTGGGCTTGGCATGAGCGACGGGGCAGTTCATGTGATCGAGCCCTGTGATGTGGACACAAAATGGGGCGGCGGAAAGACGACGACGTCTCAAGAGAACGGGATCCCGTCGAGCAGTCAGCCGTCGGAAACTCCATCGAGGTGA
- the LOC125213729 gene encoding protein TOPLESS-RELATED PROTEIN 2-like isoform X1 — protein sequence MSSLSRELVFLILQFLDEEKFKETVHKLEQESGFFFNMKHFEESVQAGEWDEVERYLSGFTKVEDNRYSMKIFFEIRKQKYLEALDRDDRPKAVEILVKDLKVFASFNEDLFKEITQLLTLDNFRQNEQLSKYGDTRSARNIMLVELKKLIEANPLFRDKLTLPAFKASRLRTLINQSLNWQHQLCKNPRPNPDIKTLFTDHSCASSNGTRGPPTNNVPLAGSVPKPGLFHPLGGHGPFQPVVSPPPSAIAGWMSSPNPSIPHAVVAAASPGLIQASSSAAFLKHPRTPGGPGMEYQTADSEHLLKRLRAGHPDEVSFSGSTHLPNIYSPDDLPKTVVRSLNQGSNVMSMDFHPLQQTVLLVGTNVGDISIWEVGSRERLALKTFKVWDISACSMPFQTTLVKDATISVNRCAWGPDGSILGVAFSKHIVQIYTYNPAGELGQHLEIDAHVGGVNDIAFAHPNKQLCVVTCGDDKTIKVWDAVSGRTQYTFEGHEAPVYSVCPHYKENIQFIFSTAIDGKIKAWLYDSLGSRVDYDAPGLWCTTMAYSADGTRLFSCGTSKEGESHLVEWNESEGAIKRTYSGFRKRSLGVVQFDTTRNHFLAAGDEFQIKFWDMDNTNMLTYTDGDGGLPASPRLRFNKEGSLLAVTTSDNGIKILANIDGQRMLRMLETRALDGARGYAEAVNAKPAIAGALGPIANVSASASHVVEKTDRIPQPMSLGNLATLDGSRTADVKPRIDTTEKIKSWKFADITDSSQLKTLKLPDSLTASKIVRLLYTNSGLAVLALASNAVHKLWKWQRNDRNPTGKSSATIVPQLWQPTNGALMSNDVNDAKPADDSVACIALSKNDSYVMSASGGKVSLFNMMTFKVMTTFMPPPPAATYLAFHPQDNNIIAIGMEDSTVQIYNVRVDEVKTKLKGHQKRISGLAFSQSLNVLVSSGADAQLCVWIIDGWEKKMARTIQAPPGHQTPLVGETKVQFHNNQTHLLVVHESQIAVYDAQLECLRAWYPRDSLSAPVSSGIYSCDGLLVFAGFCDGAVGIFDAESLSLRCRIAPSAYIPASVSSSGNTFPVVIAAHPSDGSQFGLGMSDGAVHVIEPCDVDTKWGGGKTTTSQENGIPSSSQPSETPSR from the exons ATGTCCTCTTTGAGTCGAGAACTGGTGTTCTTGATACTGCAGTTCTTAGATGAAGAGAAGTTCAAGGAGACTGTACATAA GTTGGAACAAGAATCTGGCTTCTTCTTCAATATGAAGCACTTTGAGGAGAGTGTCCAAGCAGGTGAATGGGATGAGGTTGAACGTTACTTAAGTGGATTTACGAAGGTTGAGGATAACCGATATTCgatgaaaattttctttgaGATTAGAAAGCAAAAATATCTTGAAGCTCTTGATAG AGACGACCGGCCTAAAGCAGTTGAGATCCTCGTGAAGGATCTCAAGGTGTTTGCCTCTTTTAACGAAGATCTTTTCAAAGAGATAACTCAGCTTTTGACTCTTGACAATTTTAG GCAGAATGAACAGCTCTCCAAGTATGGGGACACAAGGTCTGCGCGGAACATTATGCTAGTTGAACTTAAAAAGCTTATAGAGGCAAATCCGTTGTTCCGCGACAAGCTCACATTGCCTGCATTCAAGGCTTCAAGATTAAGAACTCTAATTAATCAAAG TCTTAACTGGCAGCATCAGCTTTGTAAGAATCCACGCCCCAATCCAGATATCAAAACTCTGTTTACTGATCATTCTTGTGCTTCGAGTAATGGCACACGAGGGCCACCTACTAATAATGTTCCTCTTGCTGGATCGGTCCCCAAACCTGGTCTCTTTCATCCTCTTGGGGGTCATGGT CCTTTCCAGCCAGTTGTCTCTCCTCCTCCAAGCGCTATTGCAGGTTGGATGTCAAGTCCTAACCCATCTATACCTCATGCAGTTGTTGCTGCAGCTTCACCTGGTCTCATTCAGGCATCTAGTTCTG CAGCATTTCTGAAACATCCAAGAACTCCTGGTGGTCCTGGTATGGAATACCAGACTGCTGACTCAGAGCATTTGTTGAAACGTCTTCGAGCTGGACATCCTGATGAG GTTTCATTTTCTGGTTCTACTCATCTGCCTAATATCTATTCGCCAGATGACCTTCCCAAAACAGTTGTGCGAAGTCTCAATCAAGGGTCAAATGTGATGAGCATGGACTTCCATCCACTACAACAAACAGTTCTTTTAG TTGGAACAAATGTTGGTGATATTAGCATATGGGAAGTTGGTTCTCGTGAACGGTTAGCTCTTAAAACATTTAAGGTTTGGGACATATCAGCTTGTTCAATGCCCTTTCAA ACAACCTTGGTTAAAGATGCCACCATATCTGTCAACAGATGTGCTTGGGGCCCGGATGGATCTATACTTG GTGTTGCCTTCTCCAAGCATATTGTTcagatatatacatataatccTGCCGGAGAATTAGGACAACATTTAGAA ATTGATGCTCATGTAGGCGGTGTTAACGACATTGCCTTTGCTCATCCAAATAAACAGCTTTGCGTTGTTACATGTGGAGATGACAAGACAATTAAG GTATGGGATGCTGTTTCTGGGCGTACACAGTATACATTTGAAGGTCATGAAGCTCCTGTTTACTCTGTTTGTCCacattataaagaaaatattcag TTTATATTCTCTACagcaattgatggaaaaataaaggCATGGCTATATGATTCCTTGGGATCAAGAGTAGATTATGATGCCCCTGGACTTTGGTGCACAACGATGGCATATAGTGCTGATGGAACAAG ACTCTTCTCTTGTGGAACTAGCAAAGAAGGTGAATCTCACCTAGTTGAGTGGAATGAAAGCGAAGGTGCGATCAAGAGAACGTACTCTGGTTTTCGGAAACGTTCTTTAGGAGTTGTGCAGTTTGACACTACAAGGAACCATTTCTTAGCCGCTGGTGATGAGTTTCAGATAAAGTTCTGGGATATGGATAATACCAACATGCTTACTTATACAGACGGTGATGGCGGACTTCCT GCCAGCCCTAGATTACGATTTAACAAGGAAGGCTCGTTGCTTGCTGTTACAACGAGTGACAATGGAATTAAGATATTGGCCAATATTGATGGACAGCGCATGTTGAGAATGCTGGAGACCAGAGCACTTGATGGCGCTCGTGGTTATGCTGAAGCAGTTAATGCcaaa CCTGCAATTGCTGGTGCATTAGGTCCCATTGCTAATGTTTCAGCCTCTGCATCCCATGTCGTTGAAAAAACTGACCGAATCCCTCAGCCAATGTCGCTTGGCAATCTA GCCACTTTGGACGGCAGCAGAACTGCAGACGTGAAACCAAGGATTGATACTacagaaaaaattaaaagctgGAAGTTTGCAGATATCACTGATTCATCTCAACTCAAGACTCTGAAGTTGCCCGATTCTCTCACAGCTAGCAAA ATTGTACGCCTGCTATACACAAATTCTGGTTTAGCTGTACTTGCATTGGCTTCAAACGCTGTCCATAAGCTGTGGAAGTGGCAGCGCAATGACCGGAATCCCACTGGCAAG TCTTCTGCCACCATTGTGCCACAGCTGTGGCAGCCTACTAATGGGGCTCTCATGTCTAACGATGTAAATGATGCCAAACCAGCTGATGACTCTGTTGCATGCATCGCCTTATCCAAAAATGATTCCTATGTGATGTCTGCTTCAGGGGGAAAGGTCTCATTGTTCAACATGATGACTTTCAAG GTCATGACAACGTTCATGCCACCGCCTCCTGCAGCAACTTATTTGGCTTTTCATCCCCAGGACAACAATATAATCGCTATTGGGATGGAAGACTCGACAGTTCAAATTTACAATGTTAGGGTTGATGAG GTTAAAACCAAGCTCAAGGGTCACCAGAAACGGATCTCAGGGCTTGCATTTTCACAAAGTTTGAACGTATTGGTGTCATCAGGAGCTGATGCACAG CTGTGTGTGTGGATTATTGACGGATGGGAGAAGAAGATGGCACGGACTATCCAGGCACCTCCGGGCCACCAAACTCCCCTGGTTGGAGAAACCAAAGTCCAGTTCCATAACAACCAAACTCACCTGCTGGTTGTTCATGAGAGCCAAATAGCAGTTTACGATGCTCAACTTGAATGTTTACGCGCA TGGTATCCGAGGGATTCGCTGTCGGCCCCTGTTTCAAGTGGTATCTACTCATGCGATGGTCTGTTGGTATTTGCCGGATTTTGTGATGGCGCTGTTGGAATCTTTGATGCCGAGAGCCTAAGCCTTCGTTGTAGGATAGCACCATCCGCTTACATACCAGCCTCAGTGTCCAG CAGTGGCAACACGTTCCCCGTGGTTATTGCAGCGCATCCGTCGGATGGCAGTCAATTTGGGCTTGGCATGAGCGACGGGGCAGTTCATGTGATCGAGCCCTGTGATGTGGACACAAAATGGGGCGGCGGAAAGACGACGACGTCTCAAGAGAACGGGATCCCGTCGAGCAGTCAGCCGTCGGAAACTCCATCGAGGTGA